A genomic stretch from Terriglobus sp. RCC_193 includes:
- a CDS encoding glycine--tRNA ligase subunit alpha, which yields MSAVAETAASAPRRSVMTFQETLFALQRFWAEQGCVLQQPYDTEMGAGTMSPDTFLRVLGPTPVRIAYAQPSRRPADGRYGDNPNRLYKHTQFQVILKPPPANIQELYLKSLEAIGIVLAEHDIKFEEDNWEWPVGGAWGVGWQVMMDGQEITQFTYFQQCGGMDLDPISGEITYGMERLTQFLQDKESIYDIEWAKEPDTGKITTYGDIRLYEEQQLSAFAFDHADVAKLWLHLENYEAECLGLLAAAKALPEDADEVTVKRFPVLGAYELALKCSQLFNLLDARGAISVTERVGVMARIRTLIVGVAKIYAEQVERLAALKEKAGA from the coding sequence ATGTCTGCCGTAGCAGAAACAGCCGCGTCCGCGCCGCGCCGTAGCGTGATGACTTTTCAGGAAACATTGTTTGCCCTGCAGCGCTTCTGGGCAGAGCAGGGCTGTGTCCTCCAGCAGCCGTATGACACGGAGATGGGCGCTGGCACCATGTCGCCGGATACCTTCCTGCGCGTTCTGGGGCCAACACCTGTCCGCATCGCCTACGCGCAGCCCTCGCGTCGCCCGGCAGACGGTCGTTACGGCGACAACCCCAATCGCCTGTACAAGCACACGCAGTTTCAGGTCATCCTGAAACCGCCACCGGCAAACATCCAGGAGCTGTACCTCAAGAGCCTGGAAGCCATCGGCATTGTGCTGGCCGAGCACGACATCAAGTTCGAAGAAGATAACTGGGAATGGCCCGTGGGCGGCGCCTGGGGCGTTGGCTGGCAGGTCATGATGGACGGCCAGGAGATCACACAGTTCACCTACTTCCAGCAGTGCGGCGGCATGGACCTGGACCCCATCAGTGGTGAGATCACCTACGGCATGGAGCGCCTGACGCAGTTCCTGCAGGACAAGGAATCCATTTACGACATTGAGTGGGCGAAGGAGCCGGACACCGGCAAGATCACCACTTATGGCGACATCCGCCTCTACGAAGAACAACAGCTTTCTGCATTCGCCTTCGATCACGCAGATGTGGCAAAGCTGTGGCTGCACCTTGAAAACTACGAGGCGGAATGCCTTGGCCTTCTTGCAGCCGCAAAAGCGCTGCCGGAAGATGCGGATGAGGTAACGGTCAAGCGTTTCCCCGTGCTGGGCGCGTATGAACTGGCATTGAAGTGTTCGCAGTTGTTCAACCTGCTGGACGCGCGCGGAGCCATCTCCGTAACGGAGCGCGTGGGTGTAATGGCGCGCATCCGCACGCTGATCGTGGGGGTGGCGAAGATCTACGCGGAGCAGGTGGAACGCCTTGCTGCCTTGAAAGAAAAGGCTGGTGCATAG